From Micromonospora nigra, one genomic window encodes:
- a CDS encoding TIGR03557 family F420-dependent LLM class oxidoreductase encodes MRIGYKLASEGFGPKEIIRQAVRAEEVGFDFVEMSDHFHPWLDVQGHSSFTWTVFGAIAARTDRVGLVTGVTCPTVRYHPAIIAQAAATLAIISDGRFTLGVGAGERLNEHVVGQGFPSVRGRHERLREALEIIRLLWQGGYQSYEGKHLHLEDAQVFDLPDQPPVIAVAASGPASVAIATELGDGLFATEPEPDLVQTYQRGGGSGPRYAEVPMAWAPDEQQAVEAAWQTSRWAVTGWKVMSELPNPVNFDAASRTVTQDDIRQQFAVGPDPDVHVAAVRKYADAGFDHLVLQNAGPDPDGFLDFYRDTLADRLRALG; translated from the coding sequence ATGCGGATCGGATACAAGCTGGCCAGCGAGGGGTTCGGGCCAAAGGAGATCATTCGACAGGCCGTCCGGGCCGAGGAGGTGGGCTTCGACTTCGTCGAGATGAGCGACCACTTCCATCCCTGGCTCGACGTGCAGGGCCACTCGTCGTTCACCTGGACGGTCTTCGGCGCCATCGCCGCCCGGACCGACCGGGTCGGCCTGGTCACCGGGGTGACCTGCCCGACGGTGCGCTACCACCCGGCGATCATCGCGCAGGCCGCCGCCACCCTCGCGATCATCTCCGACGGTCGGTTCACCCTCGGCGTAGGTGCCGGGGAAAGGCTCAACGAGCACGTCGTCGGTCAGGGCTTCCCGAGCGTGCGGGGCCGGCACGAACGGCTCCGGGAGGCACTGGAGATCATCCGGCTGCTCTGGCAGGGCGGCTACCAGTCGTACGAGGGCAAGCATCTCCATCTTGAGGACGCCCAGGTGTTCGACCTCCCCGACCAACCACCGGTGATCGCGGTGGCGGCGAGCGGGCCGGCGTCGGTGGCGATCGCCACCGAACTCGGCGACGGACTGTTCGCCACCGAGCCGGAACCCGACCTGGTGCAGACCTACCAACGTGGCGGGGGCAGTGGCCCCCGCTACGCGGAGGTGCCGATGGCCTGGGCGCCCGACGAGCAGCAGGCGGTGGAGGCGGCCTGGCAGACCAGCCGGTGGGCGGTCACCGGTTGGAAGGTGATGAGCGAGCTACCCAACCCGGTCAACTTCGACGCCGCCTCCCGCACGGTCACCCAGGACGACATCCGGCAACAGTTCGCCGTCGGCCCCGACCCCGACGTCCACGTCGCGGCGGTACGCAAGTACGCCGACGCGGGCTTCGACCACCTGGTCCTGCAGAACGCCGGCCCCGACCCCGACGGCTTCCTCGACTTCTACCGCGACACCCTCGCCGACCGCCTCCGCGCCCTCGGCTGA
- a CDS encoding Vms1/Ankzf1 family peptidyl-tRNA hydrolase, with protein MNLGFLRPLFAQPGPWTSVYLDASRTGENADHEVQLRWRTLREHLIGQGAEAATLDALDQAVRDQPAQPGRYGLALFARAGQVTLVEPLPDPPPGDEAHHGPLPHVMPLLVQRGEEIPHVRVLADRTGGDLDAITAGGMTRQRTVEGGETFPLRKVQAGGWSHRRYQQTAEVSWDRNAGDVAAATVDLAESIGAEVIVVGGDVRAAQLFVERLPVRWRDRTVRTDAGSRHAGADNAALDDVTVQAIAEVADRHTRDVIDRYGAQSGDGTTPTGLTEVVAALQRGQVDTVLLVNDASSTDTLWIGPDDPTQVAADAQTLRALGVPQPQQVRADAGLLRAIAGTDADLVLVGPDDAPLEHGIGAVLRYADASTP; from the coding sequence ATGAACCTGGGCTTTCTCCGCCCACTGTTCGCCCAGCCCGGCCCGTGGACCTCGGTCTACCTGGACGCCAGCCGGACCGGCGAGAACGCCGACCACGAGGTGCAGCTGCGTTGGCGGACACTGCGGGAACACCTGATCGGTCAGGGCGCCGAGGCGGCGACCCTGGACGCGCTCGACCAGGCTGTCCGTGACCAGCCCGCCCAGCCCGGCCGGTACGGGTTGGCGTTGTTCGCCCGCGCCGGACAGGTCACCCTGGTCGAGCCGCTGCCCGATCCCCCACCGGGCGACGAGGCCCACCATGGTCCGCTGCCCCACGTCATGCCGCTGCTCGTCCAGCGCGGCGAGGAGATTCCGCACGTCCGGGTGCTCGCCGACCGTACCGGCGGCGACCTCGACGCGATCACCGCCGGCGGCATGACCCGGCAGCGCACCGTCGAGGGCGGTGAGACCTTCCCGCTGCGCAAGGTGCAGGCCGGCGGCTGGTCACACCGGCGTTACCAGCAGACGGCCGAGGTGTCCTGGGACCGCAACGCCGGCGACGTGGCCGCCGCCACCGTGGATCTCGCCGAGTCCATCGGTGCCGAGGTGATCGTCGTCGGTGGGGATGTCCGGGCGGCGCAGCTGTTCGTGGAGCGGCTGCCGGTGCGCTGGCGCGACCGCACGGTCCGCACCGACGCCGGCTCCCGACACGCCGGGGCCGACAACGCCGCCCTCGATGACGTGACCGTGCAGGCCATCGCCGAGGTGGCCGACCGCCACACCCGCGACGTCATCGACCGCTACGGGGCCCAATCCGGCGACGGCACGACGCCGACCGGCCTGACCGAGGTCGTGGCCGCACTCCAGCGCGGCCAGGTCGACACCGTGCTGCTGGTCAACGACGCCTCCTCCACCGACACCCTCTGGATCGGCCCCGACGACCCCACCCAGGTCGCCGCCGACGCACAGACCCTGCGCGCCCTCGGCGTACCCCAACCCCAACAGGTACGCGCCGACGCCGGCCTGCTGCGCGCCATCGCCGGCACCGACGCCGACCTCGTCCTCGTCGGACCCGACGACGCACCGCTGGAGCACGGCATCGGCGCCGTCCTGCGCTACGCCGACGCCAGCACCCCCTGA
- a CDS encoding PRC-barrel domain-containing protein, with translation MTRQSSVSLIKLGDSDQVLVDPTEDIRGHRVRDRDGNDLGKVDDLLIDSEQHKVRMLRVEHGGILGFGATPSFIPVDAVTSVSDDLVCVGEPRDRVSEAPRYDPDLVDESEYYESLYGYYGVAPYWSAGYVYPPYPYYRF, from the coding sequence ATGACCCGCCAGAGTTCCGTGTCGCTCATCAAGCTCGGTGACAGCGACCAGGTCCTCGTCGACCCGACCGAGGACATCCGTGGCCACCGGGTCCGTGACCGCGACGGCAACGACCTGGGCAAGGTCGATGACCTGCTGATCGACAGCGAACAGCACAAGGTACGGATGCTGCGGGTGGAGCACGGCGGCATCCTCGGCTTCGGCGCCACCCCGTCGTTCATCCCGGTCGACGCCGTCACCAGCGTCTCCGACGACCTGGTGTGCGTGGGCGAGCCCCGTGACCGGGTGTCCGAGGCGCCCCGTTACGACCCCGACCTCGTCGACGAGTCCGAGTACTACGAGTCCCTCTACGGCTACTACGGAGTCGCGCCGTACTGGAGCGCCGGCTACGTCTACCCGCCCTACCCGTACTACCGCTTCTAG
- a CDS encoding putative glycolipid-binding domain-containing protein gives MSMSGLTTREAGVESAALLDPALDRALLWQRLDVVGTDFAVVDQQLTAADGVALVGGVLPYCLHYRLRREPDGRCTMLSATAEGAGWHRQVNLRRDADQWRVDTHDSGDLDAALRRVGRAAAPLAGIDDTDRLDGVGEIAVARAPLFATLPRCDRAEAEPTNVRVGLVVPPSLAVVVVDSRRWLLPDGGMRMESDTGNATIAFDESGYVTHWPGVARRAPVHLS, from the coding sequence ATGAGCATGTCAGGCCTCACCACCAGGGAAGCCGGCGTGGAATCCGCTGCCCTGCTCGATCCGGCCCTGGACCGGGCGCTGCTGTGGCAACGCCTCGATGTCGTCGGAACCGATTTCGCCGTCGTCGACCAGCAGCTCACCGCCGCCGACGGCGTCGCGCTCGTCGGTGGAGTCCTGCCGTACTGCCTGCACTACCGCCTGCGCCGGGAGCCGGACGGGCGCTGCACGATGCTGTCGGCGACCGCCGAGGGTGCGGGCTGGCACCGCCAGGTGAACCTTCGGCGCGACGCGGACCAGTGGCGGGTCGACACCCACGACAGCGGTGACCTGGACGCTGCCCTGCGCCGCGTCGGACGTGCAGCGGCGCCGCTCGCCGGCATCGACGACACCGATCGCCTCGACGGCGTCGGCGAGATCGCCGTGGCCCGCGCACCGCTGTTCGCCACCCTGCCCCGATGCGACCGTGCCGAGGCCGAACCGACGAACGTCCGGGTCGGTCTGGTCGTGCCGCCGTCGCTGGCCGTGGTCGTCGTCGACAGCCGGCGGTGGCTCCTGCCCGACGGGGGCATGCGCATGGAGTCCGACACCGGCAACGCCACCATCGCCTTCGACGAGTCCGGTTACGTCACCCACTGGCCCGGTGTCGCCCGACGCGCACCGGTCCACCTGAGCTGA